The following DNA comes from Denticeps clupeoides chromosome 14, fDenClu1.1, whole genome shotgun sequence.
TTGATGAGAACAAATAAAGCATTAGCGCCAAGTAACAACACAGTAAAGATTATTCTCAGACTGGTCACTGTCCATGGGTGGTTTTTGAGGTCAAGGTTAAGACTTTCAAATCTGGTTTGTAGGACATACCTTTGTTTTCTGGAGACCTATATCATGTGACCTACCTGTGTAGGGGTGGATAAGGTCCCCTTAGGTGCattggaggtggtggaggagggggagggccCATACCCATGTGACAACCCCTCCCCCCTTGACGGCCTCTGATGTCTGGGTAGGGTCGCATCCTTCCCATGCctcttctaaaaaaaacaaaaaaaaaaaaaaccacattttTTTGTGGGCTTGTCATTCACATCTTAAGACCCACAAACAGCAACATGGATTTTACAGAGTTAGTACCTCATAGGACCAAATCCATTCATGACCCTACCACGACCTCTACACCTGCCATGGTCAGGGGGCCCGTATCCTTTCATCAGTCCACGTCCACCACGCCCGCCTCGGCCCATCCGCCCACCTCGCGCATGACCTTTCATCCCTCGATCCCTGTGCAAACAAACAACATCTCTTTATACTCCTAATAGAAAATTTAAGCAAAAAATGCATAAGAATAAAGGTTTACAGGTATGTGCACCTGGACGGTTGTGACTCCAACCTCCCTTTGTTTTCAGTTGCCGTTTCCTCTGTAGAAGCTGCTGGGGTTTCAGCGAGCTCCTCCGCTTGCTCTGTGGCAACATCCATCTAAgatgtaaaaatattaaatgtgcatttcttTGGAATCTATAATAAATTTGATAGCTTGGCCTCTTCGAATATGCATTAGATGGCATCAAAAGCAATAATGGAAATATTGTTACACTTTAACAGGTCAAATTATTATAGgtgtaatatattaaaaataataacatgtgaataaattatataatattacatacatatttttactAATGAGTTTGGCAAGAAGTGAGTGAAGCCTTTGCTGCCTgaacaaacagcaaaaaatcacaaaatatcaGGAAAGAAAAGATGAATAAATTAAGCATTAAACTAATCAATCATGATAAGAACAAATGAAATTGTATTTCAAAATGGGCCAATGTTCATGCAACTGCAAATGATTATTagaatgtaataaatattgaaaCAGGATAAGCAATTTCCATTGTGGTTAGTAAAGTTTTGATTGTTCTGATTGATTCTGATAAGATGGAAATTGATATGTGGTGCGTTCAAACTGTGTGAGCTTTGCACCCCTGCAGATCAAGAGATTGTGACTCAGAGGTCAGGCACCCGGGCCCGCGACACAGGGCTTTATGCAGCTCGGAAATCCAGCCTGCGAGTATTTATAGTGCAGAATGCAGCACCCGCACCAGGGGAGGTACGCATGCAACTGTCCCAAAGTCAGATCCACCCATGAGGACGCGACACGTTCACCTGCCTGTTTATTTCTGGCATGCAGAAGCCAATAAAGCAATGAGCgctgaaactttttttatttacagcattaatcagacacccttacccagagccacaatcagtagctacagggacagtccccccctggagacactcagggttaagtgtcttgcccagggacacaatggtagtaagtggggttcgaacccgggtcttctggttcataggcgagtgtgttacccactaggctacaaccacccctttTTTATTAACTGATGGACACTCGACATCTACAAATAAACGTGCTGTACTTCTGGGTGTATTATTTTGCTTGGTTCGTTTCATACTATGGTTCGAAATGCATCGAATATAAAGCACACACCAAGAAGCACACGAATATAAAGCAACAGCTTAACCAACAGCAGCCAGTAACAGGTACAGTACACATCGGCGACACTTCAGCAAACGCCGATAGCGCTGCCTCTAAACGTTTAAGACACACTTTACAGTAATTTGGTCTAAAACAACGGCGTTATTCCGTAATATTAATGCACGGCCGATACCAGGACTGAACAGGCCAGACTTTCGattcaattaaataaacaacaacGCCATCCCGGCATGTCATGACACTGAATAACAGTCGTATTCTGCTGGTTTTGTCGGggaattttacatttagaggGTAAAAACTGTAAGCGGTTCTGGTGTAGTGGCGCTATATTAAGGTTTTGGGATACAaggattaaataaaatgtggacATGGACCTACCTTAGTCGGGAATGGCAACAGAGAAAAACGCTTCCAAAATATCAACAATTAGCCCACCCCCCAAAAAGTTGTTTTATTCACAGTTTTGTTGAAACAGAATTAAAAGAAAtaaggaaataaagaaatataacTTTAGCTCTCTGTGCCCTCATATGAGGCGCAATGGCGGCTGGAGCCGACCCGACGCATCCAGGGCACAGATTTCTTTGTCATTGCGAACGGGACCCGCCCACCGGAAACAAACTGgcattctgattggccgagCGCCCGCATCGCAACGTTAAACGTGGGGTCGTCATTGGTGGCACAAACGCTCGCAAGCAGCTGATATTTTTGAAACCACGTCTTTGGCGCCACCTACGGGAAGATCTTAAAATTTAATTGAAGCGTTGGCTAATATTTCCGAATAATGACTAGGACACGTCTTGGTTGGAGAGAGACCAGAGCATTTCATTAACGCCGTTTAATTACTAGCTATATTTGCCGTCAACACAAATTAAACACACCACATCGTCTTAATTAGAACAGGGTCAACACGTAAAGGAAACTGGCTACTTCAGGTCCACACATCTGCAAGTGCCAGGTGAAGCAGAATTATACACAGGCTTTATGTACACGGGTCCGCCACGGGCGGCTAGAACTGCGCGCCGTTCAGAATGTCCGACAGCTCCCTGATGTACTCGATGGTGCACTTCAGAGTCTGGATTTTGGTCAGCGGCTGACCCCTCCGGCTGTAGTCCGGGGGCAGGTAGTCGCGCAGGTGGTGCAGGGCCTCCGCCAGGCTCCTCATGCGCAGCTTCTCCCGCTCGCTGGCCTTGATGCGCCGCTTGGTGGACATCTTGGGCTTGGGCGGCCTCGGCGACGCGCAGGCGCCCGCCGCCGACTGGCCGTACGCGGAGAGCGCGTAGGGGAACGTCGGCGACCCGCCGCTCGCCGGCGTCTCGGGCGACGAGCACATCGAGTCGAACGAAGACTCCGGCGACGAGGCGTCCTGTCCGGTCCCGAAGGCGCCGTCGGCTCTCCAGTCCCACTGCGAGAGTATTTTTGCGGTCACGGCGTCCACGTCGTGGTCCATGCTGACGACGTCCATGGCGTGTCTGCGTGGCCCGTGGGCTCGGGATTAGGGGGCTTTATACGGCTCTCGCGTGTCATTAGTTCACAGCTCGGGCCGCAGTTCAAAGAGACCCCGAGGGGCAAAAGCGCGACCTTCCCCAAGGAGCGCGTTGGTTCTCACCGAGGTGCCAATAAGACGCACCAGCGCGCTAATGCGCAGCAGAAAGACAAATAATTAGATTCGCTTTTGTGGGAAATCGCTCTTTAAATTGGTCTGGCGGCAGTTAACGTTTCGAAACGAAAGGGACGACCAGGCCTGCTGCACCGGGGACGTTGACACGACGCCCGAGGTCCCCATGTGTTGGGACCAGGATGTCAAACGGACCGCTCCACTCCAGTAGAGTACAGAGCGCAAACTGTACTTATACCTGTACTGTAACAGGCCTGAAAACTGTCCAGATTTCCCGTTTGAGGTTAAagcttagaaaaaaaaaagaataataaataagaaaataagaagTCTTAAGTTTGTGATataataaaaagcttttttttttttttttttagttttttgtgtttcacagttttttttaaggtgtaTTCAAGTCCTAGTGTGACTGAGGTTACTAACTTATGTACGGGataaacatgcattttattttagacTCGTAAGTTCAAGATCACTGGCATGGGGCTTGCTCTCCCTGGGCCTGTTTTCCCAATAATGGGGTAAAGCAAATGTGTATTTGGAGAGACTTAATCTGACCTTGGAGTCTGTTCATGGGAAAGGCATAGGTGGGCCCAAACCAGACACAGCTGTCATGTCTCCGCAGCCTTTCATGTCGGGAAAGGTGTGCAACGCATCACTACTGATCAAGGAACACCAGCGCTGGCCGCATCGTAAAGCGAGTGATGCTGCTGGTTTGGTGACTGTGAAACCAACGCCTGTCCTGTGAAAGGAAGcaacacgtttaaaaaaaatctctactcGACTTTCATCTCCTGTTCCAAGGTGGATTCAGGTTGACAAGCAGACGTGGTCCTCACTCAAAACACAGAAATTTATTatccccgcccccccccccagccaatGGCAAACAGCAAAACgtccattaaaatgataataacaaAACATTTGCGTGGTTTTAAGACGAGATTATTTTAGCAGCTTACGCCGCAACCTTTCTGCAAGCGGTAACGGGCTTTCGATGGACACGTCAGAGTCGTTACCCGTACTGTTACTGTACGAGAAACAAGGCGGTGGGGAAACGGGACATGACGGGCCGTCCTCCTGGACTTGCGGCCGCTGCTTGCCGGGCGGCGGGCGAGGCTCGACATTCCCTGCAGGGGCAAGGCGCGGCCGCGAAACGTCGTGGCCGGTTGGCTTTGCCGGGAAGGCTCTCGGGGGTTTGGAGGCCTTCGGTCTCGATTTGGACGTCTTCTCCCTTGCCCGGCGGTTctccgcatcgctgtcctcgcCCGAGGACACTCGTCCAACACAAACGCTGTGTTTGGCGGGCTGCTCAGGAGGTCTGGCTTGCTGGCGCAGCAGGGCGGGGGCGTACGCCTTCTTCAATCGGACAAATTTGAACTTGGTGGGGGACTTTGCTTTTCCTGTTCTTGGTGGTTCCGTGGTAGAGATCGGAGTTTCTGGTTTGCGGACACCGCATCTTGTCAGCCGAGACAGAGTCGGCTCGGGAAAGACAAGTCGGCAGTTGACTGCTTTGGGAGGATGGACGTCTGCTTTGAAATTCACGCTCCCATCTGACAGCACTTGGACGTCTGCGCCTTCAAGTGGACGCGTGGACACGAACCCGTCCCTGGCACGCTCGGCCTGTGCTGGTGAACATCCCTCTTTCGCAGTGTTAGGGAGAGAGGTGGGTTTCATGCTTTCTTTCGCACACATGGCCGGGGACGATGTGAAGGACAAGGCCTCCCAGTCAATGTCACTCAGATGGAGCTGGTCGATCACTCTGGACAGTGACAGAGGGGACAGCATAGCTCCTCTGGTCTCCTCAGAGATGACCTCGCTTCCGGCCAACTTGGGACTTTTCCGCGCTGCTTCGGCGCAGGAGAACGTGGCGGCTGGTTTGCTTGATGTTGTCGACGCGGAGCAGCCCTGCAGTGACATTCGGCCCATGAGATCGGAAACATCATCACATGCGTCCGCGGAGTTCTCCTTTTTAgccttctgtttcttttctgtgtgaAAAAGAGAAGCAAatctgtatgagtgtgtgtgtgtgtgtgtgtgtgtgagtgtgtgtgtgtgtgagtgacgtGACAGCGGTGGGGAGGGGAGTGAAATACCACCCAAACAGGGATAAACTGACAGCAGCTTCTGTGTGACACCTCCTGCTCATCAAAGCCCTTTAGGGCTGCCACTAACAAAACGTTCCTTCTCAAGTACAAAGGGCCACAGATCTTCTCTGAACGAAAGGGGGAAAACGTACTTGCGTTCTTGCTCTCCTCCACACTTTCTTTCTCCTTCATGTAGAGGTCCACAACGTCGGGGTAAGCTGCACGGAATAGTAACTCCTCCTCCACGGTTCTCACCACATCCTGGCTCTCAGACGGCTGATCCTCAGGAAAGGCGTAGTGTTCTGCAAGAGAAGCAACTCCTGAACATATGAAGAAAAGTCCTGAACGTGGACTCTTCATCTAAAAAATCTGTGATGTGAAGATGGGCTTCATCAACCAGGAGCTTCTAAAGTCAACCAGTTCTCTCTAGGTCATACACATATTCATGAGGTTACTTTTTAAGTGTAAAAGTGGAACATCTTGAAAAAACACCATGCGTTTTCAACAGATATAATAAAGACAGCACAGGAATTTTACTTACTTACAGACCCCTACAGGTCTATGCACATAATACACAAGATTATACCATCATAGTTCACTACCAGTTTCAACGCACCTACATTGTGGTTgctatggagactaagatggagtcattttgaagaatccaatgcaagaaacatactTAGTATTGTTAGTAGCgggagaaagtgaagtttgTTTGATGaaagagtcgcctctttttaccttcatggctactttgttcactattgtcatttttaaaagccgcttgatgagatgctcattaacatgagtgaatgataagaaagcgttcagcataaaccttcaggactgttaaaaaccgtccccgttgtctaacttagGTGGTGGAGAGGAGCAATGAATGTGAAACGCTGCCGTTACAGCAACGTTGGAGAGACGCAAATACGGACGCACGGATTTTAAAAACATGCACTGCTATCATGAGATATCGCCACCCTGGCTTTATTCACCGTGCATTAAAAAAGGCAGGATATTACCCGACAGGCTTTAAAATGGCAGGATCATAAGTGCCACCTTGGACGAGGTGGTGTTTCCCGGTTAGCAGAGGAAGCTGCTTTAGCACCTAAAGATGATGCGCCTGTTCTGTCACCTTTGTTGCCATCTCAACCTGACCTCACAACAAGACACTAACAGGGCACCAAGTGACAACACGCCACTTTTATGTGGTTTGTCGGCTCAGGAAGGATTGTGAAAACAACCGCTGGATCAATTGACAAAGGCATAAAGCTGACAGCGGCTCTACGTTTGATCTTAAGACATGAAACCAGTTTGGTGTCCAATTGTTTAAATGTCCATTCTAACCTCTTCAAATAGTCATTTTCTTACCAGGTTTCTTCCAAATGATTTCGAAGCACGAGATGCCATTTCGGACTCTTGGTTTATAGATCCTGAAAAGGATTTCAGAGGTTACCTTCTGGATGCATTAATGGGGCAAAATCTGTACAAGCAAAAGCTGGGTTTCAACATAGAGCTGAAGCATAAAATGTCAAAAGAGCCAAAACCACACGGAAAGCTGCACACACCGCACGGGGTGAATCTGACTTGCGGTTCCTCTGCCGTGCTTCCTGTTCATCAGCTCTGTGTAGGTCATCAGCACCAGGACCTTCTCACTGGTGTAGTGCTTCGGCCACTCCATTTTGTCAAGGGCGAATTTCTAAAGAAGAGGTTGTCgtgcattttaaaacacactttgattaatataaacattttcaatttatttccacaaattcTACCTGCATCAACAGAAGGTTGGGTTTTCTCCTTGTGAATTTTTGAATGGGTTTATCCTTGGAGACCAGAAATTCATTGATAAcctgaaataatatatttaaactATTACTTTTATTCTGTCATTTATGCTATTACAGTCATATATACACCGTTCTTACCTCAGTAAAAGGAAAGCGGTCACAGGCCAGGGTTTTCCTTTAAAGAAACAGAAAGTGTCCTGATGAGTGTACACTTACATACGTAGTGCTGCTCTAGCTGAAGGAAATGTGCCCTTCTCTGCAAAGGCCtggtttaaaattaaataaatgattacataaatgaatacatacaATTCTCCAAAATTACCTGTAAACCATTACCATAACTACATCATACATCCGTCACACCGTCAAAGACTCTTCAGCTGTTTTGGGAAACTGTGTCTACATGCTTTGTCTctgcaataaatatattttttccaccAGAAATTACCACTCTGTGCAATTTCACAGGTTTTccaggatgcaaaaaaaaaaaaaattattataaggACACGTACTTTCTGACCGATGCCTCAACAGCCCTGAACTGGCGTATCTTCTCGGTGTGATGCCAGTCACAAGGGCACTGAAAGTCATAGTCTTGAGGCTCGCAGAAGTGTGTGCTGTTACAGAGGCGGCAGCCACTGCGCTCATGGGTCTTTGCAGAGCCTAGTGGATCAAGGGAGAAATAAGTTAATGGGCCGACTACAGAGAAAATGAGGTTTCAATACTGATTATCTAAACGACTAAATAGAGCAAGAATAAATTTGTGCAGTAAAAATAGTTCAAGGGCCTTTCATTTATGTGTAAATTTCACccaaaatgttatattttctctctatatgcattttatattctgttggggcagtggtagcctagtgggtaaggaagaagacccgtaatcagaaggttgtgggtttgaatcccaaaccggcaaggtgccactgagcaaagcaccgtccccacacgctgctccccgggcgcctgtcatggctgcccactgctcaccgagggtgatggtaaaagcagtggacacatttcgttgtgtcaccatgtgctgtgctgcagtgtttcacaatgacaatcacttaaattGGATAAAACACAATTAAGACTTTACACATATATAATTATGAATGTCATTACAAATTCGCCTCCAGCAAAGAATATTCAAAGTTTGATCTCAAGTCTTTGTGTAAATTtaacaaatgattaaaaaaaaaaaaagaagccactACACACAAGCCACACACTTAAGCGTCTAGCACGTAGGTGGCAACATCAAAAGCCCCACGTGAAATAGACTTAATCAACTGTTTGGTACTTAGTTCCCTCATCTGTAAACACCTACAGAGTTTTACACCTCTGGCCCAGGGTTTCAAGTTCCTTACCAGGATGGCGACACACATGGCAGTGGGGGACTTTCTTAACCACCACCTCCTGCTCTTCCATGCCAGCAGCTCTCCACTCTGTGAACCTGGCCAAGGACATCATTTAAGGTTTAAAAatgaggaaaagaaaatggtgtCTGGAGCCCACCATCATGTCAGTGTTTAAAATGGCCAGACACTGTCATCTTGTCAGCACTGCTCAGTGTAAGGGGTAGTGTGTGTCAGATGTTGAACATTTGTTGGCTGCATATCTCATTAAGCTGGTTATGATGATGCCAACAGTGTGAAAGCAGTAGTCATGAAGGTGATGACAAGTGAcagtgtatgtatatgtgtgtgtgtgtgtgtgtgtgtttgtttgttttttaaccaTTACTTTTGCAGCAGGGTTTTCCCTTCTGAGTTCTGTATCAACTTGAGGGCCATTTCTTTGCCGACCCCTGGTACACCctaagaacaagaaaaaaaggagaaacaacAGATGATTACTAAGAGCTACAAATTTTCGGAATAGGACGGTGGAATATAAGAAACCAGGAAAACAGAAAGATACCTTAGGAATGTAGTCACAGCCGAGAAGAATCCCCCAGCCGACAAGCATTTCACGATTTAAATGCAGCTCATTTTCCACTCTGGCCATTTTATAACAGTCCACCTGGGGATCCTGAAATTTTCACGGATTCATAACCCTGAAAACCATTTGCAAGAGGTGAAGCTAGTATTTTTATTCAGGTGGTTAAGTATCCAAACCTTAGTGTTCATGTTGAAGTTTCTGTAAACAGTCTGAGCGCCATACAGAAATGCATCGCCGTCATTGGTTATGCAGCCATCCACAAAGCCGTGCAGGTCCAGAAAGGCGCACATGGCCTCGGCTTCCCCAGCGGCAGTCACCCATGGAATGCCCAAGCAATCCAGCATTTCTGCACactataaaaacaatattaaaaacagaCTTTTCAGTTTTAGTTCAAAGAAACGAATATACAGAAACCTGAACATTCCTTGACTAATTTGTCTGACACTTCTGTCAATGTTGTACTTTTCAGTCTGATTATAAAACTATTATTATTCCTAATGGTTTAATAATGTAacatctcatacacacatagacagaTTGTATGAACAGATTTGTAAATGACAAGGAAAAGACTAGGaaaagaattttaaaactaccagggtggtagtagcctagtgggtaacacactcgcctatgaaccagaagacccgggttcgaatcccacttactaccattgtgtccctgagcaagacacttaaccctgagttgctccagggagactgtcactgtaactactgattgtatgtcgctctggataagggcgtctgataaatgctgcatttatcaaatgcctgCATTTGACTGATTGGTCCTGCATGTGTCACCACCGTTAATGTGAAACAGTAGCAGCAAGAACTAGGAACCTTTGTATCTTTAGTAGTTTGTAAAACCCAAAGTAGCTAAAAGTGTTCATGGACCCTGGTCACCCTAACCTCACCTCAAAGTATATGAATCAATAAAGGGACACCAAAAAGTGCTACGAAGCTCATGATGGACGCACCTCCCTCAGCACAGCTTTAaagtgccccctgctggtgcTCTTTTTGGAGGTTTGTTGTGTGGCTCTCTTCTGAAATCCCCCAAACCTCATGTCTGTTCTTTTACTCATTGTCTCTGCTTTGATCTTGGGAGCTTCGCCCTCCATGACAAAAACAAGCTTGACGCCCATCAGTGTAAGACACGACACTCTGAAAAACAGGTTGCTGAAGAAAAGTGGTATGGTTTCAGATGAAATTAATAATGAGAGTGGCTTGCCAATTTCTTAGGGGATCTATCAGCGTGTATCTTACCGAAGGTGAGGCCTGATGACCTTGCACATCATTGCTTGGACATTCTGGGCTTCGCAGACCCAGAGGCTGAGGTCCACAGCCAGGGTCTTTCCAGTTAGACTGTAAAGTGGCACAGACTCTCGAACTGGTCCCAAAATGGACCATAACTCAGTCACCCCCATGTCCTGAGCAATCTAACAGACAAAACTTTCAATAAACCAGGAGGACAAGAAAGTATCAAGTGCAATAATTATGGATCAGATTGATTGGTATGAATTTAGGCAGTGAGATGATTTAATGGTgacgtttacatttattttaaatctagTCACTTAATCAGGAATGTCTTCAGTGACATAAAGAAAGATATAAAAGCAACATAGTTTTTTGGGGCACAAGTGTTCAAACAACGTAGCAATGACTTAAGAGTAAACAGCGAATTaatcgtaataataataatgtgctcCATGCAGTTATTACAATAGTAAGAATCATTCTAATAAACACGGCAAAATTATCGGCAATGTATATGTTGTTAgatatataatacaataaagAATTCGTGGAATGAATAACATTAGCAAGTTACCTTTTCAAATCCAGCGCCAGGAGAATCAAACGGGGAGACCAGCGGCCTGAAACTGACGAGCGCCGCCGCTGGTTTGGAGGGTAAACTGCTCCCGGCCAGAACCCGTATGAGCAACGATTTAATTAAAATGCCCATTTAATCTGTATTTTTTATAGTCCTCCGACCGTGAAAAGTGGGGACTGTTGATTAGAGTCCCAACTGCcctgtatatttttttgcatttgtttgtgtgaagAGAAGAATATATTCACACTTCGAGGGCACAGATTTTTCACAACCAGTACAGCCTTTTTTACTGTACTACATTCATACTATTAATATTACGAATATTAACTGCATAACCACAACAGTGTGAGCCCCAGTGTCACCAGTTTGAGAAACAAGGGTCGCCATTACGAAAGTGTGGATGGTGATGTCATGTTTGTAAGATTTGAATTGGGTGGGTGGTATTACATGTGGACATGCGtatttttcttgtgaaaattgcatttttattattaacttaaGCCACATTTACACCTCATTCAAACCTTAAACTTCAGTTAGTTGACACACTGGGGGTTACAATCTTTCACATCGGTGTGCAATTATAAGCACCACTCACTAGATGGCGACATAACGTTACATTGGAAttcttttttacatgttttttttttacaatgttcaCGTTACTAGATGTAACACCTGAAGACAACGTGTCTCTTGCTATGAGGAGGCGTTGAAATGCGCCTGAGGTCGTCTGCAAGAAGGCACAGCGCAGATCATATTTCCTGAGATGGAAACATAGGTTCTTCAAAGTGTGAAGCAGGATGCTGCACCAGGCTGTGGGAAGGTTGTTTTGCAGCCACCTGCCATCAAGGCTGGTTCCGTGTTAGAGTTGCGATGAAAATTCATGCCCTGTACACAAGGTTCCTGCAGCTCAGCTACAGAAAAGGCCATTGTGGGAGGCCAATTCTATGGTAATAGCCGTTTCCAGTGATTCCCCATGTGAGGCAATGCACATTCACTTTAAATCAACAGTAACAGTAATATCTTCTTATACTTGTTTATGTGTATGAACATaatggtttttattaataaagcatCTGAATCTGGATCAAAGAGTCTGAAACCAAGTTTTGCCTATGCAGCATCTGTCCTGTAAAAGCGTTCTGACAATGCATCAGTGACGCTTTCGCAGATAAAAGCCCTCTGTTGTGCTTGGATAAGCAGAGGAGTAAATTCTGCCATTAGGAGATGATGCGTTGCGTGTGAAACGGAGTGTGGCCTATAAATAGGCAGCAGACTGTGATTGTTGTGAATGTCACTCTAAAAATAGGGTGCATGTGGTTGTGGGCCTGAACATGTCCCAGTCTCGGGTGTTCAAATGACATCTAAAACGAGGAGGAAAAATTTCTGACAGCTATGCAAGGACAGCTTTTGAGTATTTTGAGGTGTGATGGAAACATTCCACCTTTGACCTATAAACCGTCTACAAGCAGGTCACAGTGGCACAGCACGTGCGAAAAATTCAATTTCTGAGAGAAATGCATGTtaacacccttttttttttttacagcattaaaTACACACCGTTACTCAGTGGTAAAGATGGTGATTAAAGGATTAACTGTTGACCGTCGAAAGTAGAAGTTCCCTGTGAGTATATACTTGGTGCTCGGTATTTATTTGCCACGGCTCATTGCATGGCCTGTCTCTCGAGGTGAAGAAGTGGCAGGATTGCATGGGTTGCCTGTTTGACTCAACAGCTGTTGTTTGTAGAGGTGTCCAAGGAAACAGAAGTAATTGATAGGCCTATTTGGTTAC
Coding sequences within:
- the LOC114763344 gene encoding formin-like protein 20 isoform X2, coding for MDVATEQAEELAETPAASTEETATENKGRLESQPSRDRGMKGHARGGRMGRGGRGGRGLMKGYGPPDHGRCRGRGRVMNGFGPMRRGMGRMRPYPDIRGRQGGRGCHMGMGPPPPPPPPMHLRGPYPPLHRHPPPPPLGHPGFRGRPPHPRGMSPGPPRHFHPRGYHNGPAPPPPHPPLGRGQQWPGPPGGRRF
- the LOC114763344 gene encoding splicing factor 1 isoform X3, producing the protein MDVATEQAEELAETPAASTEETATENKGRLESQPSRDRGMKGHARGGRMGRGGRGGRGLMKGYGPPDHGRCRGRGRVMNGFGPMRRGMGRMRPYPDIRGRQGGRGCHMGMGPPPPPPPPMHLRGPYPPLHRHPPPPPLGHPGFRGRPPHPRGMSPGPPRHFHPRGGA
- the gen1 gene encoding flap endonuclease GEN homolog 1, whose product is MGVTELWSILGPVRESVPLYSLTGKTLAVDLSLWVCEAQNVQAMMCKVIRPHLRNLFFRVSCLTLMGVKLVFVMEGEAPKIKAETMSKRTDMRFGGFQKRATQQTSKKSTSRGHFKAVLRECAEMLDCLGIPWVTAAGEAEAMCAFLDLHGFVDGCITNDGDAFLYGAQTVYRNFNMNTKDPQVDCYKMARVENELHLNREMLVGWGILLGCDYIPKGVPGVGKEMALKLIQNSEGKTLLQKFTEWRAAGMEEQEVVVKKVPHCHVCRHPGSAKTHERSGCRLCNSTHFCEPQDYDFQCPCDWHHTEKIRQFRAVEASVRKKTLACDRFPFTEVINEFLVSKDKPIQKFTRRKPNLLLMQKFALDKMEWPKHYTSEKVLVLMTYTELMNRKHGRGTASQIHPVRIYKPRVRNGISCFEIIWKKPEHYAFPEDQPSESQDVVRTVEEELLFRAAYPDVVDLYMKEKESVEESKNAKKKQKAKKENSADACDDVSDLMGRMSLQGCSASTTSSKPAATFSCAEAARKSPKLAGSEVISEETRGAMLSPLSLSRVIDQLHLSDIDWEALSFTSSPAMCAKESMKPTSLPNTAKEGCSPAQAERARDGFVSTRPLEGADVQVLSDGSVNFKADVHPPKAVNCRLVFPEPTLSRLTRCGVRKPETPISTTEPPRTGKAKSPTKFKFVRLKKAYAPALLRQQARPPEQPAKHSVCVGRVSSGEDSDAENRRAREKTSKSRPKASKPPRAFPAKPTGHDVSRPRLAPAGNVEPRPPPGKQRPQVQEDGPSCPVSPPPCFSYSNSTGNDSDVSIESPLPLAERLRRKLLK
- the LOC114763344 gene encoding splicing factor 1 isoform X1, whose amino-acid sequence is MDVATEQAEELAETPAASTEETATENKGRLESQPSRDRGMKGHARGGRMGRGGRGGRGLMKGYGPPDHGRCRGRGRVMNGFGPMRRGMGRMRPYPDIRGRQGGRGCHMGMGPPPPPPPPMHLRGPYPPLHRHPPPPPLGHPGFRGRPPHPRGMSPGPPRHFHPRGQEVGKDSSVRDAVTDEISLFQVKRYTGNHYGDVPILRSPAHVLNTG
- the LOC114763344 gene encoding splicing factor 1 isoform X4: MDVATEQAEELAETPAASTEETATENKGRLESQPSRDRGMKGHARGGRMGRGGRGGRGLMKGYGPPDHGRCRGRGRVMNGFGPMRRGMGRMRPYPDIRGRQGGRGCHMGMGPPPPPPPPMHLRGPYPPLHRHPPPPPLGHPGFRGRPPHPRGMSPGPPRHFHPRGL
- the msgn1 gene encoding mesogenin-1, yielding MDVVSMDHDVDAVTAKILSQWDWRADGAFGTGQDASSPESSFDSMCSSPETPASGGSPTFPYALSAYGQSAAGACASPRPPKPKMSTKRRIKASEREKLRMRSLAEALHHLRDYLPPDYSRRGQPLTKIQTLKCTIEYIRELSDILNGAQF